One Acetobacterium sp. KB-1 DNA segment encodes these proteins:
- a CDS encoding ATP-binding protein, whose amino-acid sequence MKQLLILSGKGGTGKTTVASAFIKLSQAKVYADCDVDAPNLHLAIKQTSQPKRNDFFGMPKAEINTILCAKCDRCVENCRFDAVQVVDNNYWIDPYLCEGCGVCEMVCPVRAINLKPHISGELMLYDKDVIFSTAQLKMGSGTSGMLVTEVKKQMKSIDRGDELAIIDGSPGIGCPVIASISGVDMVLIVAEPSVSGISDMERIIKTAQTFHTKTVVCVNKYDANLKKTKAIIDYCQAHDIPYVGKIPYDKSAVEAVNNGLTLVDVFCEAGAAVQVVFGNTMEMLLRN is encoded by the coding sequence ATGAAACAATTGCTTATTCTTAGTGGAAAAGGCGGAACCGGAAAAACAACGGTGGCAAGTGCATTTATCAAACTGTCCCAGGCAAAAGTCTATGCTGATTGCGATGTGGATGCCCCTAATTTACATCTTGCGATAAAACAGACCAGTCAGCCTAAGAGAAATGATTTTTTCGGGATGCCAAAGGCGGAAATTAATACAATTTTGTGCGCAAAATGTGACCGCTGTGTCGAAAATTGTCGTTTTGATGCAGTCCAGGTGGTTGACAATAACTATTGGATTGATCCATATCTGTGTGAAGGTTGTGGTGTCTGTGAAATGGTTTGCCCAGTTCGAGCGATCAATTTGAAACCTCATATTTCCGGAGAACTGATGCTATATGATAAGGATGTGATCTTTTCAACTGCTCAGCTCAAAATGGGTAGTGGCACATCGGGAATGCTGGTTACTGAAGTAAAAAAGCAAATGAAATCTATCGATCGCGGTGATGAGCTAGCGATAATTGATGGATCACCCGGAATTGGTTGCCCTGTTATTGCTTCGATCAGCGGGGTGGATATGGTCTTAATTGTTGCTGAACCATCGGTTTCTGGAATCAGTGATATGGAGCGGATCATTAAAACAGCCCAGACCTTTCATACAAAGACGGTTGTATGTGTGAATAAATACGATGCAAACTTAAAAAAAACCAAAGCGATTATCGATTATTGTCAAGCTCACGACATTCCATATGTGGGAAAAATACCTTATGATAAAAGTGCTGTTGAAGCGGTAAATAATGGATTAACGCTGGTCGATGTTTTTTGTGAGGCTGGCGCTGCAGTTCAGGTAGTGTTTGGTAATACGATGGAAATGTTATTAAGAAATTAA
- a CDS encoding NifB/NifX family molybdenum-iron cluster-binding protein, with protein sequence MKIALPTRENLIDGHFGHCEYYTVFTIDEQSKEILSQEIIASPAGCGCKSNIATTLKEMGVELLLAGNMGEGAVNVLKKSGIEVVRGCAGNVKEVALSWLAGSVMDSGEMCHAHEAGHECQH encoded by the coding sequence ATGAAAATTGCATTACCAACACGAGAGAACTTAATTGATGGCCATTTTGGTCACTGTGAGTATTATACGGTATTCACCATTGATGAGCAAAGCAAAGAAATATTGAGCCAGGAAATAATTGCTTCACCAGCAGGATGTGGCTGCAAATCCAATATTGCCACAACACTTAAAGAAATGGGCGTAGAACTTTTGCTCGCTGGCAACATGGGCGAAGGGGCTGTAAATGTACTTAAAAAGTCTGGCATCGAAGTTGTCCGGGGGTGCGCCGGGAATGTTAAAGAAGTGGCGCTAAGCTGGTTGGCTGGTTCTGTTATGGATTCTGGCGAAATGTGTCATGCCCATGAAGCTGGTCATGAGTGCCAGCACTAA
- a CDS encoding ABC transporter ATP-binding protein encodes MLKIDALEFGYRFNRKILDHIKFDVKNGECVAILGNNGAGKSTMLKCLNKIISPQKGRVVVNEVDILKLNRLDIAKNTAYVAQKSEGSRITAYDAILLGRKPYIKLAPKKEDYEIVETIIESMDLEAFSLRYIDELSGGELQKVMIARALAQEPKVLLLDEPTSCLDLKNQLEVLKLIQSITKEKEIAVVIVIHDLNLALRYCDRFLFLKDTEIFCYGGMDVMTSENIGAVYQVPVAVESYQNQKVVIPLT; translated from the coding sequence ATGCTGAAAATTGATGCCTTAGAATTTGGCTATCGATTCAACCGAAAAATTTTGGATCACATTAAATTCGATGTAAAAAATGGCGAATGTGTGGCGATTTTAGGTAACAACGGGGCTGGGAAAAGTACCATGTTAAAGTGTCTGAATAAGATTATCTCACCCCAAAAAGGCCGGGTGGTGGTAAATGAGGTGGACATTCTTAAACTCAATCGTCTGGATATTGCAAAGAACACAGCTTATGTTGCCCAAAAAAGCGAAGGCAGCCGAATCACCGCTTACGATGCTATCTTGTTAGGGCGAAAACCCTATATCAAACTGGCGCCCAAAAAAGAAGACTATGAAATTGTCGAAACAATTATAGAAAGTATGGATTTAGAAGCGTTCTCATTGCGTTATATTGACGAGTTAAGCGGCGGGGAATTGCAAAAGGTGATGATCGCCCGGGCCCTGGCCCAGGAGCCGAAGGTTTTGCTTCTGGATGAACCCACCAGTTGCCTTGACCTTAAGAATCAGTTGGAGGTCTTAAAACTGATCCAGAGCATTACCAAAGAAAAAGAAATTGCCGTTGTCATTGTGATCCATGATCTGAACCTGGCACTGCGGTATTGTGACCGGTTCCTCTTTCTCAAAGACACGGAAATTTTCTGTTATGGCGGAATGGATGTGATGACCTCCGAAAACATCGGTGCCGTTTATCAGGTCCCGGTAGCTGTTGAATCGTACCAAAATCAGAAGGTTGTGATTCCTTTAACCTGA
- a CDS encoding NifB/NifX family molybdenum-iron cluster-binding protein, giving the protein MKIAIPADEQILNSEVCMSFGRAPYFYIYETLTKMGHFIENTAASSPGGAGVKAAQIVVDNHADILITPRCGENAAEVFKATKLEIYKSKVGSIQDNINAYLDERLTVLDQFHAGFHGVSGA; this is encoded by the coding sequence ATGAAAATTGCAATACCAGCTGATGAACAAATTTTAAATAGTGAAGTGTGTATGTCCTTTGGACGTGCACCATATTTTTATATTTATGAAACACTGACAAAAATGGGACACTTCATTGAAAATACGGCAGCAAGCAGCCCTGGAGGGGCGGGCGTTAAAGCGGCCCAAATCGTTGTCGATAATCATGCGGATATTTTAATAACACCGCGGTGCGGCGAAAATGCGGCTGAGGTTTTCAAGGCCACCAAACTTGAGATCTATAAGAGTAAGGTTGGTTCAATTCAGGATAATATTAATGCTTATCTGGATGAAAGATTAACGGTTCTGGACCAGTTTCATGCCGGTTTTCATGGGGTTAGCGGAGCTTGA
- a CDS encoding 4Fe-4S binding protein — protein MKLAVLSGKGGTGKTLVSVNLAAVAKESVYVDCDVEEPNGHLFFKPTDVKTKKVVNKIPVVDEDLCLGCRKCVDFCKFNALAAIVDKLLVFDDICHACGGCIMLCPSNALSEKDKVIGVINSGVSEAVKVISGVLNTGEVSGVPIIKALLKKIADEKRLTVIDCPPGSACVVMESIRDADYCILVAEPTVFGLSNLILVHELVKIFNKPYGVVINKGMEGENLIDTYCLENKIKVLSKIPFDCELGTLNSEGEIASKIEPYHSIFYALLQAVMKEVQDETIAYS, from the coding sequence GTGAAATTAGCAGTACTCAGCGGAAAAGGCGGGACCGGAAAAACTCTGGTGTCGGTTAATCTGGCAGCAGTAGCAAAAGAATCTGTTTATGTGGATTGTGACGTTGAAGAACCAAATGGTCATTTGTTTTTTAAACCAACAGATGTGAAAACAAAAAAGGTAGTGAATAAAATTCCTGTGGTGGATGAGGATCTTTGCCTCGGTTGCCGAAAATGTGTAGACTTTTGTAAATTCAACGCGCTCGCCGCGATTGTTGATAAGCTACTTGTTTTTGATGATATTTGTCACGCCTGCGGGGGCTGTATCATGCTTTGTCCGAGCAACGCTTTGTCTGAAAAAGATAAGGTTATTGGAGTAATAAATTCAGGTGTTTCCGAAGCCGTCAAGGTCATTTCTGGGGTTTTAAATACCGGTGAAGTATCGGGAGTACCGATTATCAAAGCGTTGTTAAAAAAAATAGCTGATGAAAAAAGACTGACCGTGATTGACTGCCCACCAGGTAGTGCATGTGTGGTGATGGAAAGTATTCGCGATGCGGATTATTGCATCTTAGTAGCAGAACCAACCGTTTTTGGGCTCAGTAACCTGATCTTAGTTCATGAACTTGTGAAAATTTTTAACAAGCCTTATGGGGTCGTAATTAATAAAGGCATGGAAGGTGAGAATTTAATTGATACTTATTGTCTTGAAAATAAGATCAAGGTGTTAAGTAAAATACCTTTTGATTGCGAATTGGGAACGCTTAATTCCGAGGGCGAAATTGCATCAAAAATCGAGCCATACCACAGCATATTTTATGCGTTGCTTCAAGCCGTCATGAAGGAGGTGCAAGATGAAACAATTGCTTATTCTTAG
- a CDS encoding FmdE family protein, translating to MNQKLWEKSVEFHGHHCPGLAIGVRASQEAIKALNVSFSEDEDVVCITENDACGVDGVQVILGCSVGKGNLLFRNRGKQAFSFFNRNTGEKLRLVLKALPEMERDEMEAYILNEPDASKIFDFKTPDYELPERARIFQSVICEECGEKTAEHMIRLENGKKVCVDCSNPYTRGF from the coding sequence ATGAATCAGAAATTATGGGAAAAATCGGTCGAGTTTCACGGACATCATTGTCCCGGATTAGCCATTGGGGTGAGAGCGTCACAGGAAGCGATTAAAGCGCTCAATGTTTCATTTTCAGAAGACGAGGATGTGGTTTGTATTACTGAAAACGATGCCTGTGGGGTTGATGGGGTACAGGTTATTTTAGGATGTAGCGTAGGAAAAGGTAACCTGCTGTTTAGAAACCGCGGAAAACAAGCCTTTTCATTCTTTAATCGCAATACCGGCGAAAAACTCAGACTGGTTTTAAAAGCGCTACCAGAAATGGAGCGGGATGAAATGGAAGCCTATATCTTAAATGAACCAGATGCCAGCAAAATCTTTGACTTTAAAACCCCGGATTATGAATTACCAGAACGGGCCCGGATTTTTCAGAGCGTGATCTGTGAAGAATGTGGCGAAAAAACCGCTGAGCATATGATTCGCCTGGAAAATGGCAAAAAAGTCTGCGTGGATTGCTCCAATCCCTACACTCGAGGTTTTTAA
- a CDS encoding iron ABC transporter permease yields the protein MDNKKKTACGVNYDQYVHRKVLTIVTLVVLTFLTALFAISAGSADIPVLEVLKALFGFGAAKNVLVTVNIRLPRILMAIVGGIGLAAAGCVMQSILKNPLASASTLGISQGASFGAAIAITFLGGGTVMGNTASAVTVNNPYLTSMCAFAASMFVTLVILGLSKARKASPETMILAGVALSSLFAGATALIQYFSSDVQMAAIVFWTFGDLGRASMQNIQVAAVVTAGALIYFMFNRWNYNALECGEHTATGLGVNVSRVRLIGMTVASLTAATIVSFVGIINFIGLIAPHIMRRFVGNDYRYLLPASALTGALMLLVSDTFARLIVSPIILPIGAITSFLGAPLFLYLIFKGVGHNAEN from the coding sequence ATGGACAACAAAAAAAAGACGGCTTGCGGAGTTAACTATGATCAATACGTTCACCGCAAGGTTTTGACCATTGTAACTCTGGTGGTGTTGACATTTCTAACCGCTCTTTTTGCTATATCTGCTGGTTCAGCTGATATTCCGGTCTTGGAAGTACTTAAGGCACTGTTCGGATTTGGAGCGGCCAAAAACGTGCTGGTTACCGTCAATATCCGGTTGCCGCGAATTCTGATGGCGATTGTCGGAGGGATTGGGCTGGCTGCTGCTGGCTGTGTCATGCAGAGTATTTTAAAAAATCCGCTGGCATCGGCATCAACTCTGGGTATTTCCCAGGGAGCTTCTTTTGGCGCCGCGATTGCGATTACCTTTTTGGGTGGCGGAACCGTGATGGGAAATACCGCCAGTGCCGTGACCGTTAATAACCCCTATTTAACGAGTATGTGTGCATTTGCAGCGTCTATGTTTGTCACCCTAGTAATCTTAGGACTATCCAAGGCCCGGAAAGCTTCGCCGGAAACCATGATTCTGGCCGGGGTTGCACTCAGCTCGTTGTTTGCCGGAGCGACAGCACTGATTCAATATTTTTCCTCAGATGTTCAGATGGCTGCCATTGTATTTTGGACCTTTGGGGATCTGGGGCGGGCCAGCATGCAAAATATCCAGGTAGCTGCCGTGGTTACTGCTGGAGCACTGATTTACTTTATGTTTAACCGCTGGAATTACAACGCCCTCGAGTGTGGCGAACATACGGCTACCGGGCTGGGGGTCAATGTATCCCGGGTTCGGCTTATCGGAATGACGGTGGCTTCTCTGACAGCGGCAACGATCGTGTCCTTTGTGGGGATCATCAACTTTATCGGTTTAATTGCCCCTCATATTATGCGTCGTTTTGTGGGCAATGATTATCGCTACTTATTACCGGCATCAGCTTTAACAGGAGCTTTGATGCTGCTCGTCAGTGATACATTTGCTCGTCTGATTGTCTCACCAATTATTCTGCCAATCGGGGCCATTACCTCATTCCTTGGGGCTCCGTTATTCTTATATCTCATATTTAAAGGAGTTGGTCATAATGCTGAAAATTGA
- a CDS encoding DUF134 domain-containing protein yields MSRPVKWKKVCCLPETDLFGPLNAKNREDGIITMSVEEYETIRLIDLEGMLQEECAESMHVARTTVQKIYNDARKKLADALVNGNVLKIEGGNYKLCEEGQENFGCSRCRKQRMNGSNN; encoded by the coding sequence ATGTCCAGACCGGTAAAATGGAAAAAAGTCTGTTGTTTACCAGAAACGGATTTGTTTGGACCCCTTAATGCAAAAAACAGGGAAGATGGAATTATTACCATGTCAGTAGAAGAGTACGAAACGATCCGCTTGATTGATCTGGAAGGTATGCTTCAGGAAGAGTGTGCAGAAAGTATGCACGTGGCACGAACTACGGTCCAGAAAATTTATAATGATGCCCGAAAAAAGCTGGCTGACGCATTGGTTAACGGTAATGTCTTAAAAATTGAAGGCGGCAATTATAAATTGTGCGAAGAAGGCCAGGAAAATTTCGGCTGCAGCCGATGCCGTAAACAGCGGATGAATGGAAGCAACAATTAG
- a CDS encoding ABC transporter substrate-binding protein: MKRIVAVLLSLMMMVTFAACTNTIAETTESETTTKVVTDSLGRQVEVPAEITSVGSLGVMRLLTYMDAADLVTGATDMDNVQVLTRPYTLVNPNYASLKQIGQGGAGGIVPFDEEIIKLAPDVIFVVSDYTQTDELQAKTGIPVVAVANPGLFDGKMDASIDIIGQVLGKEDRANAVNEFMDAAQKDLNDRTKDIPEASRITVYNGALNFKGKHGFDGTSGNYGPFVAINANNVVDQTGQKTAFTVDLEQVLAWNPEIIFLNPENMDLVNEQYTQNPDFFNALKAVQDNKVYTQLAYNNNYTNVEIALADAYYAGTVVYPDKFKDINIEKQADEIFEFLLGEKLYAKYVAAGQGFGPLTIGK, translated from the coding sequence ATGAAAAGAATCGTTGCAGTTTTATTGAGTTTAATGATGATGGTAACTTTTGCGGCCTGTACCAATACAATAGCAGAGACCACTGAGAGCGAAACGACCACAAAGGTTGTGACCGATAGTTTGGGCCGACAGGTGGAAGTGCCGGCCGAGATCACCAGTGTGGGTTCACTTGGTGTTATGCGGCTGTTAACTTATATGGATGCGGCCGATTTGGTGACTGGTGCAACGGATATGGACAACGTTCAAGTACTGACCCGTCCATACACGTTGGTTAATCCCAATTATGCAAGTCTGAAACAGATTGGTCAGGGCGGTGCCGGTGGAATTGTCCCCTTTGACGAAGAAATCATCAAATTGGCACCTGATGTGATTTTTGTGGTATCCGACTACACCCAGACCGATGAATTGCAGGCAAAAACCGGTATTCCTGTGGTGGCGGTAGCGAATCCCGGGCTGTTTGATGGAAAAATGGATGCTTCGATCGATATTATCGGCCAGGTACTGGGCAAAGAAGATCGTGCCAACGCAGTTAATGAATTTATGGATGCGGCTCAAAAAGATCTCAATGACCGGACCAAGGATATACCAGAAGCCAGTCGTATTACTGTCTACAACGGCGCTTTGAATTTTAAAGGCAAACACGGTTTTGATGGCACCAGCGGGAACTATGGACCCTTTGTGGCAATCAACGCTAATAATGTCGTCGATCAAACGGGACAAAAGACGGCATTTACTGTGGATCTTGAGCAGGTATTGGCCTGGAATCCGGAGATTATTTTCCTTAATCCAGAGAACATGGATCTGGTCAATGAACAGTATACCCAGAATCCAGACTTTTTCAACGCACTCAAAGCGGTTCAGGACAACAAGGTTTATACTCAATTGGCATATAACAATAACTATACCAATGTTGAGATTGCCTTGGCTGATGCTTATTATGCAGGAACTGTTGTTTATCCTGACAAGTTCAAGGATATTAATATTGAAAAGCAAGCTGACGAAATTTTTGAGTTCCTGCTTGGTGAAAAATTGTATGCAAAATATGTAGCAGCAGGTCAGGGCTTTGGTCCGCTGACAATTGGTAAGTAA
- a CDS encoding iron-sulfur cluster carrier protein MrpORP, with the protein MSEECSQSCGSCGEECEDRKVDFSEQPHELSRIKKVIGVVSGKGGVGKSMVTSLMAVTMRRKGYHTAILDADITGPSIPKAFGINEKAMPTELGLFPISSKTGIEIMSINLLLENDTDPVVWRGPIIANTVKQFWTDVIWGDVDYMFVDMPPGTGDVPLTVFQSLPVDGIIIVTSPQELVSMIVAKAVNMAKMMKIPVLGLVENMSYFKCPDCDKKHYLFGESRIEEVAKQHGIEVVAKMPIDSSLAGACDKGLIELFDNTWLDHLAETLEVNLDENTKENGELKMKIAVASDNGIVSGHFGHCESFMIYDTVDGKVVTTEAVPNPGHKPGFLPVFLDEKGVNVIISGGMGGGAVDIFNEKNIEVITGAQGKAEDLVNSYLLGELVSTGSVCHEHQHHDECGE; encoded by the coding sequence ATGAGTGAAGAATGCAGTCAATCCTGTGGATCATGCGGCGAAGAGTGTGAAGATCGAAAGGTAGATTTTTCAGAACAACCGCATGAGCTAAGTAGAATAAAAAAAGTGATTGGTGTTGTCAGTGGAAAAGGTGGGGTTGGAAAATCGATGGTTACCTCCCTGATGGCAGTTACAATGAGACGAAAAGGCTATCATACCGCTATTCTAGATGCTGATATTACGGGGCCATCGATTCCCAAAGCATTTGGGATCAATGAAAAAGCGATGCCCACAGAATTAGGACTTTTTCCGATATCCAGTAAAACCGGAATCGAAATTATGTCCATTAACCTATTGTTGGAAAATGATACCGATCCGGTGGTTTGGAGAGGGCCGATTATTGCCAACACCGTTAAACAGTTCTGGACCGATGTGATCTGGGGCGACGTTGATTATATGTTTGTGGATATGCCGCCGGGAACTGGTGATGTGCCATTAACCGTCTTTCAATCGCTGCCGGTAGACGGGATTATCATTGTCACATCGCCTCAGGAATTGGTCTCAATGATTGTTGCCAAAGCCGTAAATATGGCAAAAATGATGAAGATTCCGGTGCTCGGTTTAGTTGAAAACATGTCTTACTTTAAATGTCCGGACTGCGATAAAAAGCATTATTTATTTGGTGAAAGTCGCATCGAAGAAGTAGCGAAACAACATGGCATTGAGGTTGTGGCCAAGATGCCGATTGATTCCTCCCTTGCCGGAGCCTGTGATAAAGGGCTGATTGAATTATTTGATAACACCTGGCTGGATCATCTAGCCGAGACGCTGGAAGTGAATTTAGACGAAAATACAAAAGAAAATGGAGAACTAAAAATGAAAATAGCAGTAGCAAGCGATAATGGTATAGTATCTGGTCATTTTGGCCATTGTGAAAGTTTTATGATTTATGATACCGTGGATGGTAAGGTTGTAACGACTGAAGCCGTACCAAACCCTGGCCACAAACCGGGATTTTTACCGGTATTTTTAGATGAAAAAGGTGTCAACGTTATTATTTCCGGCGGAATGGGCGGCGGTGCAGTTGATATTTTTAACGAAAAAAATATTGAAGTCATTACCGGTGCCCAAGGCAAAGCAGAAGATCTCGTTAATAGTTATCTATTGGGAGAACTGGTTTCGACCGGGTCTGTCTGTCACGAACATCAACATCATGATGAGTGTGGCGAATAA
- a CDS encoding SufD family Fe-S cluster assembly protein, translated as MNEIAKKLLKDVTGLEDMPKGAYNIRENSKTVSRQSSENIEIVGKEDKSGIDIIVKPNTKSESVFIPALVSCGGVSDLVYNDFFIGENADITIIAGCGVSTGDSCDGSEHNGIHRFFLGKNSRVRYVEKHIGVGTGTGKRVIDPVTEVVQEENSYMEMETTQIKGVDSTRRFTKANLKVGATLVIKEKLMTHGEQFAESKFEVDMDGEDSRVNLISRSVARDYSRQTFISKISGNTRCMGHSECDAIIMDHGVVSAIPEITANSLDAALIHEAAIGKIAGEQIIKLMTLGLTESEAEAKIIDGFLN; from the coding sequence ATGAATGAGATAGCAAAAAAATTACTAAAAGACGTGACGGGGCTGGAAGACATGCCTAAAGGTGCCTACAATATTCGTGAAAACAGTAAAACGGTATCCAGACAGTCCAGTGAAAACATCGAAATTGTAGGAAAAGAAGACAAGTCCGGGATTGACATTATCGTTAAACCCAATACTAAATCCGAAAGCGTTTTTATACCGGCTTTGGTTTCTTGTGGTGGGGTTTCGGACCTTGTTTATAATGATTTTTTTATTGGAGAAAATGCCGATATCACGATTATTGCAGGATGTGGTGTCAGTACTGGCGATAGCTGTGATGGTTCTGAGCATAATGGGATTCATCGATTTTTTCTGGGTAAAAATTCCCGAGTCCGATATGTAGAAAAGCACATCGGTGTGGGAACCGGCACTGGAAAACGGGTTATTGATCCGGTAACAGAGGTGGTGCAGGAAGAAAACAGTTATATGGAAATGGAAACTACCCAAATCAAAGGGGTCGATTCCACCAGACGGTTTACCAAGGCGAACCTGAAAGTGGGCGCTACCCTTGTGATTAAAGAAAAACTGATGACCCATGGGGAACAATTTGCAGAATCAAAATTTGAAGTGGATATGGATGGGGAAGATTCCCGTGTGAACCTTATATCGCGTTCCGTTGCCCGGGATTATTCAAGGCAAACCTTTATCTCGAAAATAAGCGGGAATACCCGATGTATGGGTCACTCCGAATGTGATGCCATTATCATGGATCATGGCGTGGTGAGTGCGATCCCGGAAATCACGGCTAATAGTCTGGATGCAGCCCTGATTCATGAAGCTGCCATTGGTAAAATTGCCGGAGAGCAGATCATTAAGCTTATGACTCTGGGTCTCACAGAAAGCGAAGCAGAAGCAAAAATTATTGATGGTTTTTTAAATTAA
- a CDS encoding BMC domain-containing protein encodes MKIQLINGVSQGTMGIISRKIGEKKLVERILQNEFAAVGLCQGDVISILEASDIAEKTSDVVVTEISGVCPQHIICLAILGDITSVETSLAAIESRLMSK; translated from the coding sequence ATGAAAATTCAATTGATCAATGGCGTGTCTCAAGGAACAATGGGGATTATTTCCCGAAAAATTGGAGAAAAAAAGCTCGTTGAACGTATTCTTCAAAATGAATTCGCAGCAGTTGGATTATGTCAGGGAGATGTTATCAGCATCCTGGAAGCCAGTGACATTGCTGAAAAAACATCAGATGTTGTGGTAACTGAAATTTCTGGGGTGTGTCCTCAGCATATTATTTGTCTGGCAATTCTGGGTGATATCACATCTGTCGAGACTTCTCTGGCGGCGATAGAAAGTAGGTTGATGAGTAAGTGA
- a CDS encoding ABC transporter ATP-binding protein — MLKLENISFEVENEKEILKNVNLTIEKGKFIAITGPNGGGKSTLARIISGVLKPTRGKITFYGEDITDLSITERAQKGISFGFQQPIRFKGITVHDLINIAKGEDLSALEASHYLSEVGLCAKDYIHRELDDKLSGGEIKRIEIATIIARDTALSIFDEPEAGIDLWSFNHLIDVFMKIHKNKEKSIVIISHQERILDVADEIIAMVDGAIIVRGAKESVLPELLHCENPENCAYCQDIVEA, encoded by the coding sequence ATGCTAAAGCTTGAAAACATTTCATTTGAAGTTGAAAATGAGAAAGAAATTTTAAAAAATGTCAACCTAACCATTGAAAAAGGGAAATTTATCGCCATCACTGGACCAAATGGCGGCGGGAAGTCGACGCTGGCCCGAATTATTTCTGGTGTTTTAAAACCAACCCGAGGGAAAATCACCTTTTATGGTGAAGATATCACTGATTTATCGATTACCGAACGAGCCCAAAAAGGGATCAGTTTCGGTTTTCAACAACCGATCCGCTTTAAAGGGATTACTGTTCATGATCTGATCAATATTGCCAAAGGAGAAGATCTTTCAGCTCTGGAAGCAAGTCATTATTTATCGGAAGTGGGTCTTTGTGCCAAGGATTACATCCACCGGGAGTTGGATGATAAACTGTCCGGGGGCGAAATCAAACGGATTGAAATTGCGACGATCATCGCTCGAGATACCGCATTATCTATTTTTGATGAACCGGAAGCGGGCATTGACTTATGGAGTTTTAATCATTTAATTGATGTTTTTATGAAGATTCATAAAAACAAAGAGAAATCAATTGTTATCATTTCCCATCAGGAGCGTATCCTGGATGTGGCAGATGAGATCATTGCGATGGTTGACGGAGCAATAATTGTGCGAGGCGCCAAGGAAAGTGTATTGCCGGAATTGCTCCATTGTGAAAATCCTGAAAATTGTGCATATTGCCAGGATATCGTGGAGGCATAA